One genomic window of Indioceanicola profundi includes the following:
- a CDS encoding dimethylarginine dimethylaminohydrolase family protein, translating into MADTRHAAPRARIMMCAPDYFEVSYSINPWMHPDDWNSRRDELTGRSADGWSLLRHKLEQLGAAIELVPPADGLPDMVFTANAAVILDGKALNATFRFPERQGETPLFRKAFDQLAARGILTEVHDMPAGVHLEGAGDCVHDINRETFFLGYGFRSDREAAPVVAELFGEQVVPLELVDPRFYHMDTCLNPLSRGHVMWVPCAFSRQGQGLIREIVGDENLIEVPMEDAEKLACNAVNLGDDIVLAEASQRMRSMVAEHGYTTHEVPIRSFGMSGGSAWCLVLRLDRHSKRGARAAQLELAEAGD; encoded by the coding sequence ATGGCAGACACAAGGCACGCCGCCCCGCGCGCCCGCATCATGATGTGCGCGCCCGACTATTTCGAAGTCAGCTACAGCATCAATCCTTGGATGCATCCCGACGACTGGAACAGCCGGCGCGACGAGCTGACGGGCCGCTCCGCCGACGGCTGGTCGCTCCTGCGCCATAAGCTGGAACAGCTCGGCGCCGCCATCGAGCTGGTGCCGCCGGCCGACGGTCTGCCGGACATGGTGTTCACCGCCAATGCCGCCGTCATCCTGGACGGCAAGGCCCTGAACGCCACCTTCCGCTTTCCGGAGCGGCAGGGCGAAACGCCCCTGTTCCGGAAGGCCTTCGATCAACTGGCCGCCCGCGGCATCCTGACGGAGGTGCATGACATGCCCGCCGGGGTGCATCTGGAGGGAGCCGGGGATTGCGTGCACGACATCAATCGGGAGACCTTCTTCCTCGGCTACGGCTTCCGCTCAGACCGGGAGGCAGCGCCGGTGGTGGCGGAGCTGTTCGGGGAGCAGGTCGTGCCGCTGGAACTGGTTGACCCGCGCTTCTACCACATGGACACCTGCCTGAACCCGCTGTCCCGCGGCCATGTGATGTGGGTGCCCTGCGCCTTCAGCCGTCAGGGACAGGGCCTGATCCGGGAGATCGTCGGCGACGAGAACCTGATTGAGGTTCCAATGGAGGATGCGGAGAAGCTGGCCTGCAACGCCGTCAATCTGGGCGACGATATCGTGCTGGCCGAGGCGTCACAGCGCATGAGGTCCATGGTGGCGGAGCACGGCTACACGACCCATGAGGTGCCGATCCGCAGCTTTGGCATGTCCGGAGGCTCCGCTTGGTGCCTTGTCCTGCGCCTGGACCGTCATTCCAAGCGTGGAGCACGGGCCGCGCAGCTTGAACTGGCGGAGGCCGGCGACTGA
- the rocD gene encoding ornithine--oxo-acid transaminase yields the protein MRANVVADAIAVEERWCARNYKPLPVVISRAEGVWMWDADGTRYLDMMSAYSAVNLGHSHPRILHALTEQAAKVAVVSRAFHTDRLGPFLAKLCELTGLDGACPMNTGAEAVETAIKAARRWGYRVKNIPEGRAEIIVARGNFHGRTTTIVGFSSEAEYQDGFGPFAPGFRLVDYGDADALEAAITPDTAAILIEPIQGEAGIVVPPTGYLRRVREICDRQNVLMILDEIQSGLGRTGKWFAYQHEDIRPDGLCLGKALGGGVLPVSAFVARRDVISQFVPGNHGSTFGGNPLAAAVGLEALNTIADEKLVERSAELGAHMMTRLSAINSPLIAGVRGRGLWVGVEINPTLATARSVCEALMRNGVLSKETHDTVIRFAPPLVISAEELDWAINRFEETLSALFLADAKVPA from the coding sequence ATGCGCGCGAACGTCGTGGCCGATGCGATTGCGGTGGAAGAGCGCTGGTGCGCCCGGAACTACAAGCCGCTCCCAGTGGTGATCAGCCGCGCCGAAGGCGTGTGGATGTGGGATGCCGACGGCACCCGCTACCTGGACATGATGAGCGCCTATTCGGCCGTTAATCTCGGCCATTCCCATCCGCGCATTCTGCACGCCCTGACGGAGCAGGCCGCCAAGGTCGCCGTTGTTTCCCGCGCCTTCCATACTGATCGGCTGGGTCCATTCCTGGCGAAGCTGTGCGAGCTGACCGGGCTCGACGGCGCCTGCCCGATGAACACCGGGGCGGAAGCGGTGGAAACCGCGATCAAAGCCGCCCGCCGGTGGGGCTACCGGGTCAAGAACATCCCTGAGGGCCGGGCGGAGATCATTGTCGCCAGGGGCAACTTCCATGGCCGCACCACCACCATTGTCGGCTTCTCCAGCGAGGCGGAGTATCAGGACGGCTTCGGCCCCTTCGCCCCCGGATTTCGGCTGGTGGATTATGGCGATGCCGACGCGCTCGAAGCTGCCATCACGCCCGATACTGCCGCGATCCTGATCGAGCCCATCCAGGGCGAGGCTGGGATTGTCGTTCCGCCGACGGGCTATCTGCGCCGGGTCCGCGAAATCTGCGACCGACAGAATGTCCTGATGATCCTGGACGAAATCCAGTCCGGCCTTGGCCGCACCGGCAAATGGTTCGCCTATCAGCATGAGGATATCCGCCCGGACGGCCTCTGCCTCGGCAAGGCGCTGGGCGGCGGGGTGCTGCCGGTTTCCGCCTTCGTGGCGCGCCGGGATGTGATCTCCCAGTTCGTGCCGGGCAACCACGGCTCCACTTTCGGCGGCAACCCGTTGGCCGCCGCCGTGGGGCTGGAAGCGCTGAATACCATTGCCGACGAGAAGCTGGTGGAGCGTTCCGCGGAACTGGGCGCGCACATGATGACGCGGCTGTCCGCCATCAACTCCCCGCTGATCGCCGGCGTGCGCGGCCGCGGCCTCTGGGTCGGGGTAGAGATCAACCCGACCCTCGCCACCGCGCGGTCGGTCTGCGAGGCGCTGATGCGCAACGGCGTCCTCTCGAAGGAAACCCACGACACCGTCATCCGCTTCGCTCCGCCCCTGGTCATTTCGGCAGAGGAGCTGGACTGGGCGATCAACCGCTTCGAGGAGACGCTGAGCGCCCTCTTCCTGGCGGATGCAAAGGTGCCCGCCTAG
- a CDS encoding murein hydrolase activator EnvC family protein, with translation MAVALAAGIHSMSVANAAPAVDTQDRLRQVERDLQAGEKERAKLDARAEALEQELAELRASLISAAAEARAKGEELDRLETELARLDADEAARSARIEADRAALAELLAALQRLSRMPPEAMIARPEPPSRTLKSALLLRAAVPQLKERADALAAELEQLASLRTELAAQREEVAAAAAALDRRHAETAKLAARREELYRSTDSERQALSTRLAALAGQAGDLKELIDKVEAERRAAAERQRAEEAARQAQAQAERERRAKERAEAMKRAPGMSKSGGMILPVGGDVVTRYGEQDRFGVTSRGLTLKGRAGADVVAPLEGSVMFAGPFKGYGLILILEHAGGYHSLLAGLGRIDGQVGQHVLAGEPLGALSSDGTPTMYFELRRGGQPINPMHGVSSSDGKGQS, from the coding sequence ATGGCGGTGGCCCTGGCTGCCGGCATCCATTCGATGAGCGTCGCCAACGCTGCTCCAGCTGTCGATACGCAGGACCGGCTCCGCCAAGTTGAGCGGGATCTTCAGGCCGGGGAGAAGGAAAGGGCCAAGCTGGACGCCAGGGCCGAGGCGCTGGAGCAGGAACTCGCGGAACTGCGCGCATCCCTGATTTCCGCCGCCGCGGAGGCCCGCGCCAAGGGAGAGGAGCTGGACCGGCTGGAGACCGAGCTGGCCCGGCTTGACGCGGACGAGGCGGCGCGCAGTGCCCGGATCGAAGCGGACCGCGCCGCCCTGGCAGAGCTGCTGGCGGCCCTGCAACGCCTGTCCCGCATGCCGCCGGAAGCGATGATCGCGCGGCCGGAACCGCCATCCCGAACACTGAAGAGCGCGCTGCTTCTGCGCGCCGCGGTGCCGCAACTGAAGGAGCGGGCGGACGCGCTTGCGGCGGAACTGGAACAGTTGGCCAGTCTGCGCACGGAACTGGCTGCACAGCGGGAAGAGGTGGCCGCGGCCGCGGCGGCATTGGACCGCAGGCATGCGGAGACGGCCAAGCTGGCCGCGCGGCGCGAGGAACTGTACAGAAGCACCGACAGTGAGCGGCAGGCCCTGTCCACCCGGCTCGCGGCGCTGGCCGGGCAAGCGGGCGATCTGAAGGAACTGATCGACAAGGTCGAGGCGGAGCGGCGTGCCGCCGCCGAGCGGCAGCGCGCCGAAGAGGCTGCGCGGCAAGCCCAGGCGCAGGCCGAGCGGGAACGCCGGGCAAAAGAACGCGCCGAGGCGATGAAACGTGCCCCCGGAATGTCCAAATCCGGAGGAATGATCCTGCCCGTGGGCGGAGACGTCGTGACGCGCTATGGCGAGCAGGACAGATTCGGGGTGACCAGCCGCGGCCTTACGCTGAAGGGACGCGCTGGCGCGGATGTCGTCGCCCCGCTGGAGGGATCGGTGATGTTTGCCGGACCTTTCAAGGGCTACGGGCTTATCTTGATCCTGGAACATGCCGGTGGATATCATTCCCTGCTGGCAGGTCTGGGGCGGATCGATGGTCAGGTGGGTCAGCATGTGCTGGCGGGGGAACCCCTGGGAGCGCTGTCATCGGACGGCACGCCCACCATGTATTTCGAATTGCGGCGGGGTGGTCAGCCGATCAACCCCATGCACGGTGTCTCGTCCTCCGACGGCAAAGGGCAAAGTTGA
- a CDS encoding S41 family peptidase — protein MKKLLSSVATVSLLMLAPACAGAQGKQAVQSDTYKQLDLFADVFERVRSEYVEQVTDEELIEAAISGMLTSLDPHSSFLNKDSFQDMQVQTRGEFGGLGIEVTTEEGVVRVVSPIDDTPAYRAGVLPGDYIVAIDDESIVGLPLNEAVEKMRGPVGTSIKVTIRRPEVQEPIDYNLTRAVVKVQSVRYRVEAGNVGYIRISSFNEQTQPGLEKAIAKLEEDLGDDLVGYVLDLRNNPGGLLNEAISVSDTFLERGEIVSTRGRDSADSERANAKPGDLAKGKPVVVLINGGSASASEIVAGALQDHRRAIVLGTQSFGKGSVQTIIPLQGNGAMRLTTARYYTPSGRSIQQLGITPDIEVHPAKLEEIAEGQRRREADLRHSLSNPERQGTPPAQGEVQPQTQTPAPGPTSEVQPPAPTGGEVEAPAAPEATTAQGQPNEPPFDYQLARAVDLLRGVSLFAQAKPLN, from the coding sequence ATGAAGAAGCTCCTCTCATCGGTCGCAACGGTCTCGCTGCTCATGCTTGCTCCGGCCTGCGCCGGCGCGCAGGGCAAGCAGGCGGTCCAGTCAGACACCTACAAGCAGCTTGACCTGTTCGCCGACGTGTTCGAGCGCGTACGCTCCGAGTATGTCGAGCAGGTCACGGACGAGGAGCTGATCGAGGCGGCCATCTCCGGCATGCTGACCTCGCTGGACCCGCATTCCAGCTTCCTGAACAAGGACAGCTTCCAGGATATGCAGGTGCAGACCCGCGGCGAGTTCGGCGGGCTGGGCATCGAGGTCACGACGGAGGAGGGGGTCGTCCGCGTCGTTTCCCCCATTGATGATACCCCGGCCTACCGGGCCGGCGTCCTGCCGGGCGACTACATCGTCGCCATCGATGACGAGAGCATCGTCGGCCTGCCGCTGAACGAGGCGGTGGAGAAGATGCGCGGTCCCGTCGGCACCAGCATCAAGGTCACCATCCGCCGTCCCGAGGTGCAGGAGCCGATCGACTACAATCTGACCCGCGCCGTGGTGAAGGTGCAGTCCGTCCGCTATCGCGTGGAAGCCGGGAACGTCGGCTATATCCGCATTTCGAGCTTCAACGAGCAGACCCAGCCCGGCCTGGAAAAGGCCATCGCGAAGCTGGAGGAGGATCTGGGGGATGATCTGGTCGGCTATGTGCTGGACCTTCGCAATAATCCCGGCGGCCTGCTGAACGAGGCGATCAGCGTCTCCGATACCTTCCTGGAGCGCGGCGAGATCGTCTCCACCCGCGGGCGGGACAGCGCCGACAGTGAGCGCGCCAATGCCAAGCCGGGTGACCTCGCGAAAGGCAAGCCTGTCGTCGTTCTGATCAATGGCGGCTCCGCCTCCGCGTCGGAGATCGTGGCCGGGGCGTTGCAGGACCATCGCCGCGCCATCGTTCTGGGTACCCAGAGCTTCGGCAAGGGGTCGGTCCAGACGATCATTCCGCTACAGGGCAACGGCGCCATGCGGCTGACCACGGCGCGCTACTACACGCCGTCCGGCCGGTCCATCCAGCAGCTCGGCATCACCCCGGACATCGAGGTGCATCCGGCCAAGCTGGAAGAGATCGCCGAGGGGCAGCGCCGCCGCGAAGCAGACCTCCGCCATTCCCTGAGCAATCCGGAGCGGCAGGGGACGCCGCCCGCGCAGGGCGAAGTTCAGCCGCAAACGCAGACTCCCGCTCCCGGCCCGACTTCCGAGGTGCAGCCGCCAGCTCCGACGGGCGGTGAGGTGGAAGCGCCAGCGGCGCCCGAGGCGACGACCGCCCAGGGGCAGCCCAACGAGCCGCCCTTCGACTACCAGCTGGCGCGTGCCGTGGACCTGCTGCGCGGGGTCAGCCTGTTCGCGCAGGCGAAGCCGCTGAACTGA
- a CDS encoding divergent polysaccharide deacetylase family protein — translation MARFQFRRKAAAGAAFDPGDPDLALSGSAAVLAQRFGVRRGTAEHSALDDVPPAAPRCGRQSSFNPLKLLRRRKPAAPDGYLALEAPGRRKSRRLSAVSLAFGMVMLSGAGLLVWLALTAEETVSRLDPLPPVVAPVLLPDGTPRFQEPVAATVVPPEVAPAEEVDPVDLPVELAPSRNEAMLERGPAGLLPVVAADGTAPWQHYARPFPQEDGRPRVAIVVAELGLSSKATDSAVARLPGAVTMAFVPGTADLQAQIDKARADGHEVLLSVPMEPVGFPANDPGPGTLLTNLGDERNISRLETAMTAATGYVGLTSTTGSYFLTRQENLRPILNQVQRRGLLYVDSRPVAESQATRIATEIKLPRAVADIQVDRMASPAGIDAQLAELERLAKANGAAVGFAQALPVTMERLVLWAEGLRERGVVLAPVSAVVNRQADR, via the coding sequence TTGGCCCGCTTTCAGTTCAGACGCAAGGCGGCAGCCGGAGCGGCGTTCGATCCGGGTGATCCGGATCTGGCGCTTTCCGGCAGCGCCGCGGTGCTCGCCCAACGCTTCGGCGTGCGTCGCGGAACCGCCGAGCATTCCGCCCTGGACGATGTCCCGCCGGCTGCCCCCAGGTGTGGCCGGCAATCGTCGTTCAACCCGTTGAAGCTCCTCCGCAGACGCAAGCCGGCCGCGCCGGACGGTTATCTGGCCCTGGAAGCCCCGGGGAGGCGCAAGAGCCGGCGTCTCAGCGCCGTTTCGCTCGCCTTCGGTATGGTTATGCTGTCCGGCGCCGGACTGCTGGTCTGGCTGGCACTCACGGCGGAGGAGACTGTCAGCCGGCTCGATCCCTTGCCGCCGGTTGTGGCTCCAGTACTGCTTCCTGACGGGACGCCGCGCTTCCAGGAACCGGTGGCTGCTACGGTGGTCCCCCCCGAGGTTGCGCCGGCAGAGGAGGTGGACCCCGTCGATCTGCCGGTTGAACTGGCGCCCTCGCGCAATGAGGCGATGTTGGAGCGCGGTCCGGCCGGACTGCTGCCCGTTGTGGCGGCGGACGGCACCGCTCCCTGGCAGCACTATGCCCGGCCCTTCCCGCAGGAGGATGGCCGCCCGCGGGTCGCCATCGTCGTGGCGGAACTGGGTTTGTCTTCCAAGGCAACCGATAGCGCCGTCGCCCGGCTGCCTGGCGCGGTGACCATGGCATTCGTGCCGGGGACCGCCGATCTGCAGGCGCAGATCGACAAGGCGCGGGCGGACGGGCATGAGGTGTTGCTGTCAGTTCCCATGGAGCCGGTTGGCTTTCCCGCCAACGACCCCGGGCCGGGCACACTCCTGACCAATCTAGGGGATGAGCGGAACATCAGCCGGCTTGAGACCGCGATGACGGCGGCCACCGGGTATGTCGGGCTGACCAGTACCACCGGTAGCTATTTCCTGACGCGTCAGGAGAATCTGCGGCCGATCCTGAACCAGGTTCAGCGGCGAGGGCTGCTGTATGTGGACAGTCGGCCAGTGGCTGAAAGCCAAGCCACCCGGATCGCGACGGAGATCAAGCTTCCACGGGCGGTGGCTGACATCCAGGTGGACCGGATGGCCTCGCCCGCCGGGATTGACGCACAGCTGGCGGAACTGGAACGGCTGGCCAAGGCCAACGGAGCTGCCGTCGGCTTCGCGCAGGCGCTGCCGGTTACGATGGAGCGCCTGGTCCTCTGGGCCGAAGGGCTGCGGGAGCGTGGAGTCGTGCTGGCGCCGGTCAGCGCCGTGGTGAACCGTCAAGCTGACCGCTGA